In a genomic window of Vibrio gigantis:
- the fdxA gene encoding ferredoxin FdxA: MAFVVGDNCIQCKYTDCVAVCPADAFHEGPNFMVINPIECIDCGLCVPECDAQAIFQEDELPEDQKIFIEVNAELAEIWPVQTEVKAPMDEAEKWNGVADKLAMLEK; encoded by the coding sequence ATGGCATTTGTCGTAGGCGATAATTGTATTCAATGTAAATACACAGACTGTGTGGCCGTGTGCCCCGCAGATGCGTTCCATGAAGGCCCGAATTTCATGGTAATTAACCCGATCGAATGCATCGATTGTGGTTTATGTGTACCTGAATGTGATGCTCAAGCGATCTTCCAAGAAGACGAGCTGCCAGAAGATCAAAAAATCTTCATTGAAGTGAATGCCGAGCTTGCCGAGATCTGGCCAGTGCAAACGGAAGTCAAAGCACCGATGGATGAAGCTGAAAAGTGGAATGGTGTCGCTGATAAGTTGGCAATGCTAGAAAAGTAA
- a CDS encoding RNA methyltransferase, with product MISKNQLKLLRALGQKKQRKAHGLFLVQGEKNVLELFNSDLVVKNVFATADFLSENHASLIEFDCVEASLDDLTKASTLVSNNAAIAVVEIPKVELPEATGLMIALDGVSDPGNLGTIIRVADWYGIKHIVASSDCADPYNPKTISATMGSFGRVHVSQTDLPTYLEQANLPVYGAFLEGESVHKTDFTANGILLMGSESHGIREHAAKYVTDKITIPAFGGAESLNVAMATGIILDNMRRQHS from the coding sequence ATGATTTCAAAAAACCAATTAAAACTCCTTCGTGCTTTGGGCCAAAAGAAACAACGTAAAGCCCACGGCCTGTTTCTAGTTCAAGGTGAAAAGAACGTTCTTGAGCTGTTCAATAGTGACTTAGTCGTAAAAAACGTCTTTGCGACTGCGGATTTCCTATCAGAAAATCACGCATCACTGATTGAGTTTGATTGTGTAGAAGCTTCGCTAGACGATCTAACCAAAGCAAGTACTTTGGTTAGTAACAATGCCGCAATTGCCGTGGTTGAGATCCCGAAGGTTGAATTACCAGAAGCGACAGGTTTGATGATCGCACTTGATGGCGTTTCAGACCCAGGTAACCTAGGTACGATTATTCGCGTAGCCGACTGGTATGGCATCAAACATATCGTTGCGAGCAGCGATTGCGCAGACCCATACAACCCTAAAACCATCAGTGCGACTATGGGTAGCTTTGGTCGAGTGCACGTTAGCCAAACGGATTTGCCAACATATTTAGAGCAAGCGAACCTACCTGTTTACGGCGCGTTTTTAGAAGGTGAAAGCGTTCATAAGACTGACTTCACTGCCAACGGTATTTTGCTGATGGGCAGCGAGTCTCACGGTATCCGTGAACATGCGGCTAAATACGTGACTGACAAGATTACGATTCCAGCATTCGGTGGCGCAGAATCTTTAAACGTAGCAATGGCGACAGGTATCATCCTCGACAACATGCGCCGTCAGCATAGCTAG